A window from Salvia miltiorrhiza cultivar Shanhuang (shh) chromosome 2, IMPLAD_Smil_shh, whole genome shotgun sequence encodes these proteins:
- the LOC131010169 gene encoding putative pentatricopeptide repeat-containing protein At1g17630: MILLPILHKRFFPSPFKFLTPNSYYHANHNNFGKFYCTEAVQIQSGNGLIDLFDHLLKHCISRIDQRFNLDGAVKQIHAQVTVTSLFSSAFLSARLVSAYAKLSLLNDARKVFDKSPRDCFSSPLFWNSMLRAYLSDFRYSAAVELYFRMREINLHPDGFGFPLIIRACAMRGDIRLCRLVHSHAVLIGLSSNLHVGNEFVGMYGEIGLMGAALKVFDGMPLRSRISWNVVVSGFAKNFDCEGAVGMLLRMENEGWEANPVTWTSVISSFAWCGIGEKAWGFYVLMRERGVDATAESIAVVISVCDGIMAATKGEIVHGHVIRGGFERYIFVSNALISMYGRNGDVRKAEYLFSTLNSKSLVSWNALISAYARAGLCDNALSAFLRLESSNTVRPNVVSWSAVIAGFAASEERKEATLKLFRRMQNAQVLANAVTVASVLSACAELSALPLGREIHSHTIRLFMDNDVLVMNGLINMYMKCGDLGAGEMLFKKMEFRDIISWNIMITGYGMHGLGLESLTIFNQMVEAGIGPDEVTFVAVLSACSHAGLVAEGRELFHRMSGEFRIEPRVEHYACMVDMFGRAGLLEEARRVLRSMPMEPNAPVWGAMLSSCEMHRNVDDAEESAAVMFGMESSATGGYMLLSNLYAASGRWGEAAEVRTLARAKGLRKVPAQSWIEVRKKVHSFSVGRGFELDMDGVYLVLQDLKLQMVMESYVPHCLFEPT; the protein is encoded by the coding sequence ATGATCCTTCTGCCTATTCTACACAAGCGTTTCTTCCCCTCGCCATTCAAATTCCTCACACCCAACTCATATTATCACGCAAATCACAACAATTTCGGTAAATTTTACTGTACTGAAGCAGTACAGATTCAGTCGGGAAATGGCCTCATCGATCTCTTCGACCATCTTCTCAAGCATTGCATCAGCAGAATCGACCAAAGATTCAATCTCGATGGAGCCGTTAAACAGATCCACGCTCAGGTTACTGTTACATCATTGTTTTCCTCGGCGTTCTTGTCGGCCAGACTGGTTTCCGCCTACGCAAAGCTCTCCCTTTTGAACGATGCACGGAAGGTGTTTGATAAATCTCCCAGAGACTGCTTTTCAAGCCCTCTGTTCTGGAACTCGATGCTGCGTGCTTATCTCTCTGATTTTAGGTATAGCGCTGCTGTTGAATTGTATTTCCGAATGCGGGAGATTAATCTTCACCCCGACGGTTTCGGCTTTCCGCTAATTATAAGGGCGTGCGCGATGAGGGGCGATATTAGATTGTGTCGATTGGTTCATTCCCACGCCGTGCTAATCGGGCTCTCGAGCAATCTACATGTTGGTAACGAATTTGTGGGAATGTATGGAGAGATCGGTTTGATGGGAGCTGCGCTGAAGGTGTTCGACGGAATGCCTCTGAGAAGCCGCATCTCGTGGAACGTTGTGGTGTCGGGTTTCGCCAAGAACTTCGACTGTGAAGGCGCGGTTGGGATGCTTCTGAGAATGGAAAACGAGGGTTGGGAGGCGAATCCCGTGACTTGGACCTCAGTGATCTCGAGCTTTGCATGGTGTGGGATTGGTGAGAAGGCATGGGGATTTTATGTtttgatgagagagagaggtgttgATGCTACAGCTGAATCCATAGCTGTTGTTATCTCAGTGTGTGATGGAATTATGGCTGCTACTAAAGGTGAGATTGTTCATGGTCATGTGATAAGAGGTGGTTTTGAGAGGTATATATTTGTGAGCAATGCTCTTATAAGCATGTATGGGAGAAATGGTGATGTGAGAAAGGCAGAGTATCTCTTCTCAACTCTAAATTCGAAGAGTTTAGTGAGCTGGAATGCGTTGATCTCGGCCTATGCTCGGGCAGGTTTGTGTGACAATGCCCTCTCCGCCTTCCTAAGGTTGGAGAGTTCGAACACAGTGAGGCCTAATGTGGTGAGTTGGAGTGCTGTGATAGCCGGATTTGCAGCTAGCGAGGAACGTAAAGAGGCGACTTTGAAGCTCTTTCGACGTATGCAGAATGCTCAAGTTCTGGCCAATGCTGTGACCGTTGCTAGCGTGCTATCAGCATGTGCTGAGCTATCAGCACTCCCTCTTGGTAGAGAGATTCACAGCCACACGATCAGATTGTTTATGGACAATGATGTATTGGTGATGAATGGTTTGATCAACATGTATATGAAATGTGGGGATTTAGGGGCAGGGGAAATGCTATTCAAGAAAATGGAGTTTAGAGATATAATCTCATGGAACATAATGATCACAGGGTATGGGATGCACGGATTAGGGCTCGAATCTCTCACGATTTTCAACCAAATGGTGGAGGCCGGGATTGGGCCGGACGAGGTCACCTTCGTGGCTGTCCTCTCTGCCTGCAGCCACGCAGGTTTAGTTGCTGAGGGCCGCGAGCTTTTCCACCGGATGAGTGGAGAGTTCAGGATCGAGCCCCGGGTGGAGCACTATGCGTGCATGGTGGATATGTTTGGGAGGGCGGGGCTTCTTGAGGAGGCACGACGGGTCCTGAGAAGCATGCCGATGGAGCCCAACGCGCCTGTCTGGGGGGCCATGTTGAGTTCTTGCGAGATGCATAGGAATGTGGATGATGCGGAGGAGAGCGCTGCTGTGATGTTTGGTATGGAGAGCAGCGCAACGGGTGGATACATGTTGCTGTCGAATTTGTATGCTGCTAGCGGGCGCTGGGGTGAGGCTGCGGAGGTGAGGACGCTGGCGAGGGCTAAGGGGCTGAGGAAGGTCCCGGCGCAGAGCTGGATTGAGGTGAGGAAGAAGGTTCACTCGTTCTCAGTTGGAAGAGGATTTGAGTTGGATATGGATGGAGTTTATTTGGTTCTTCAGGATTTAAAGCTGCAGATGGTGATGGAGAGCTATGTGCCACATTGCTTATTCGAGCCGACCTGA
- the LOC131010174 gene encoding uncharacterized protein LOC131010174, producing the protein MMGVVNKFVIASMCMFAAPIAILYGFKHNFLPGSTELPSESVTLWSGILAVFSVNVVIAFYIYMALKEPSGKPEPDLKFVAEAKASIKQSQPSRASDRSKHK; encoded by the exons ATGATGGGAGTGGTAAACAAGTTCGTAATCGCGTCCATGTGCATGTTTGCAGCTCCTATCGCGATTCTATATGGATTCAAACACAATTTCTTACCCG GTTCTACTGAATTGCCTTCAGAGTCCGTGACTCTATGGAGCGGAATCCTCGCAGTCTTTTCCGTCAACGTGGTCATAGCATTCTACATCTACATGGCCCTGAAAGAGCCCTCGGGCAAGCCAGAGCCAGATCTTAAGTTCGTTGCAGAGGCCAAGGCCAGCATAAAGCAGTCGCAACCAAGTCGAGCATCCGATCGTTCCAAACACAAATAG
- the LOC131010172 gene encoding tRNA nucleotidyltransferase cca2, whose translation MKLLNTRFLTSSSAALFYLSLNPSKFPPLFAQPQLRSCNLQLRPLRFSQYCYTFCFSQSASAGAATMCTSPPSVHVKDRIDLTAKERQIFDRLLQVLRHFNLQTQLRVAGGWVRDKLLGKDCYDIDIALDDMLGREFCEKVNEFLSSAGEETHGIGVIQCNPDQSKHLETARMRLFDVWIDFVNLRAEDYSENSRIPTMRFGTAEEDAYRRDLTINSLFYNINTSSVEDFTGRGIIDLKSGKIVTPLPPKQTFLDDPLRVLRAIRFGARFGFSLDGELKKAAADNDVIAAIADKISRERIGHEIDLMMSGNEPVKAMVYISELQLFWAVFSLPRKVEPQTPEGCERLCVAYMDSAWRLLQLIGPSSIIDNQLRLCLYAALLLPLRNAKEEDRKGKKIPVVSYIFRNSLKLKASDAETVLSMHLAAENFSSLIPSIISDENLQTLESDEKRETIDVPLASKRRVLTGLLLREIKEFWRPSLVLSLLLHPQDIGLSENSSSEDAELDERREIYSRVENAILDMGLDKVWELKPLVDGKRIMDVLQIKSGGPIVREWQQKLLQWQLAHPCGSTEECVEWMRQAQSKRARTE comes from the exons ATGAAACTGCTAAACACCCGTTTTCTCACTTCCTCTTCCGCAGCCCTTTTTTATCTCTCCTTAAACCCATCCAAATTCCCGCCGCTCTTCGCCCAGCCCCAGCTCCGCAGCTGCAATTTGCAGCTCCGGCCGCTTCGTTTTAGTCAATACTGCTATACCTTTTGCTTCTCGCAAAGCGCTAGCGCGGGAGCGGCAACAATGTGCACATCGCCACCGTCCGTTCACGTGAAGGACCGTATTGATCTGACGGCCAAGGAGAGGCAGATTTTTGACCGTCTTCTGCAGGTCCTCCGCCACTTCAATCTGCAAACGCAGCTCCGCGTCGCCGGCGGCTGGGTTCGCGATAAG CTCTTGGGGAAAGATTGCTATGATATCGATATTGCATTGGACGATATGCTGGGGCGTGAattttgtgaaaaagtgaatgaGTTTTTATCGTCTGCGGGCGAAGAAACTCATGGAATCGGTGTGATTCAATG CAATCCTGATCAGTCAAAACATTTGGAAACAGCAAGGATGCGTCTTTTCGATGTGTGGATCGACTTTGTTAACTTAAGAGCTGAAGACTACAGTGAGAATAGCCGTATCCCGACAATG AGGTTTGGCACTGCTGAAGAGGATGCATATCGAAGGGACCTAACGATCAATAG CTTGTTCTACAACATCAATACAAGTTCAGTCGAAGATTTTACTGGAAGAG GCATCATAGACTTGAAATCTGGGAAGATAGTAACCCCGTTGCCTCCGAAGCAGACGTTTTTAGATGATCCCTTACGAGTTCTCCGAGCTATACGATTTG gtgCACGATTTGGATTCTCGCTCGATGGAGAATTGAAGAAAGCTGCTGCCGACAACGATGTCATAGCTGCTATAGCTGACAAAATTAGCAGAGAGCGCATTGGTCATGAG ATTGATCTCATGATGTCTGGCAATGAACCTGTGAAGGCAATGGTCTATATTTCCGAGCTGCAGCTGTTTTGGGCTGTATTCAGTCTTCCGCGGAAAGTGGAACCTCAGACGCCAGAAGGATGCGAGAG GCTTTGTGTTGCTTACATGGATTCAGCGTGGAGACTTTTGCAGTTAATAGGGCCCTCTTCAATCATC GACAACCAACTGAGACTCTGCTTATATGCTGCATTGCTTCTACCACTGAGAAATGCTAAAGAAGAGGACAGGAAAGGGAAGAAG ATTCCGGTTGTGAGctatatttttcgcaattctCTCAAGCTGAAGGCTAGTGATGCGGAAACT GTTTTGAGCATGCATCTCGCAGCAGAAAATTTCTCATCCTTGATCCCTTCGATCATATCTGATGAGAATCTACAAACTCTTGAGTCTGATGAGAAAAGAGAAACTATCGACGTTCCACTTGCATCAAAACGTAGAGTATTGACCG GGTTGCTACTTCGAGAGATCAAAGAATTCTGGCGCCCTTCGCTGGTGCTTTCGTTGCTCTTACACCCCCAAGATATCGGTCTGAGTGAAAATTCATCGAGCGAGGATGCAGAATTAGACGAGAGAAGAGAGATATATAGCAGGGTAGAGAATGCAATCCTGGATATGG GACTCGACAAAGTTTGGGAACTGAAACCGCTAGTGGATGGCAAACGAATCATGGATGTATTGCAGATAAAATCGGGAGGGCCTATCGTTAGAGAATGG CAACAAAAGCTGCTCCAGTGGCAGCTCGCGCATCCCTGCGGATCTACAGAAGAATGCGTGGAGTGGATGAGGCAAGCCCAGTCGAAGCGGGCAAGAACAGAGTAA